Proteins from one Impatiens glandulifera chromosome 2, dImpGla2.1, whole genome shotgun sequence genomic window:
- the LOC124924443 gene encoding F-box/kelch-repeat protein At1g23390-like, which yields MEQEIIEAAAPIQQDILESIFSFVPLIDLAPATHVSNEWKLAVSSSLLYINTSKPWFFFHQQNIFSPNIISSQAYDTRSKLWMQIKQPTPPSNVSGTLHSSHSNLLYMLSPSKFTFSIDPFNLNWHHSNNAPFACRHDSIIALVGGKIFVAGGGTNFYDDVIDPLAVEIYDMNTGLMESGESMPGVFNASAASTWLSVATDGRVLYVMDKESGLMHGFDSESKRWSDPYELCLVPNGFNSIITFTNGRLIVIQLIGERDNLTSLKIRSVNTETYEIEELGEMPKAMFGRLKEESFQISSINACSAGNWIYLYNPSEIGDIYICEMLNGGCRWTLEKIPLENGRSWRTVAVTCKEVGIDEVDEALRSGKWTCKPVR from the coding sequence atggagCAAGAAATCATAGAGGCAGCGGCGCCTATACAACAAGACATACTAGAATCCATTTTTTCATTTGTTCCATTAATCGACCTAGCACCGGCAACTCATGTTTCAAATGAATGGAAACTCGCCGTTTCATCTTCTCTTCTCTATATCAACACATCAAAACCCTGGTTTTTCTTCCACCAACAAAACATCTTTTCACCCAATATCATATCCAGTCAAGCCTACGACACACGTTCCAAACTCTGGATGCAAATTAAACAACCTACCCCTCCGTCAAACGTCTCCGGAACCCTCCATTCATCTCATTCTAATCTCCTCTACATGCTATCCCCATCAAAGTTCACCTTCTCCATCGATCCATTTAATCTTAATTGGCATCATTCCAACAACGCCCCATTCGCATGCAGACACGACTCAATCATAGCCTTAGTCGGTGGGAAGATATTCGTTGCCGGAGGTGGCACCAACTTCTACGACGATGTTATCGATCCTCTCGCCGTAGAGATCTATGATATGAACACGGGTTTGATGGAATCAGGTGAGTCGATGCCGGGGGTTTTCAATGCATCTGCAGCGTCAACTTGGCTATCAGTGGCTACTGATGGTAGGGTTTTGTATGTGATGGATAAAGAATCTGGTTTGATGCATGGTTTTGATTCGGAATCTAAGAGATGGTCGGATCCGTATGAACTTTGCCTTGTTCCAAATGGGTTTAATTCTATAATTACTTTTACTAATGGACGtttaattgtaattcaattaatCGGTGAAAGAGACAACCTTACAAGTTTGAAGATAAGGTCTGTTAATACAGAAACTTATGAGATTGAAGAACTTGGCGAGATGCCAAAAGCTATGTTTGGGAGATTGAAGGAGGAGAGTTTTCAAATATCCTCGATTAATGCATGTTCCGCGGGAAAttggatttatttatataatccaaGTGAGATTGgtgatatttatatttgtgaGATGTTGAATGGAGGATGTAGGTGGACTCTTGAAAAAATTCCTCTTGAGAATGGTCGGAGTTGGAGGACTGTGGCGGTTACGTGCAAGGAGGTTGGGATAGATGAAGTGGATGAGGCTTTGAGGTCGGGGAAATGGACATGCAAGCCCGTAAGATGA